In Solidesulfovibrio sp., a single genomic region encodes these proteins:
- a CDS encoding electron transfer flavoprotein subunit alpha/FixB family protein, translating into MAPIFAYIAHNDGVIDETALELLAAARKIDAEAPVTAVVAGHGPGLHAAAGALATAYETVWKFSHEALAYPNAEALRPVLVSALPAGAIVLMIHDTFAMDLAPGLAVKRSAAYVSDVVDIRGMEDGTLGVVRQEFGGQVGSRVAVESAGGMVVTCRAGSFAPAAPAIAGTVEDKSGEIGVVAAKRRFLERVVPEAGDVDITKEEVLVAVGRGIEAEENIDLAVELAKSMGAAVACSRPIVDARWLEHSRQVGTSGQTVKPKVYLACGISGSFQHMGGIKGNPFIVAINKNPGAPIFQVADVGIVADVLEFLPALTEAVQRAR; encoded by the coding sequence ATGGCTCCGATTTTTGCCTATATCGCCCACAACGACGGGGTGATCGACGAGACGGCCCTGGAACTGCTTGCCGCCGCCCGAAAGATCGACGCCGAGGCGCCCGTGACGGCCGTGGTGGCCGGGCACGGCCCCGGGCTGCACGCGGCGGCGGGGGCCCTGGCCACGGCCTATGAGACGGTCTGGAAGTTTTCCCACGAAGCCCTGGCCTATCCCAATGCCGAGGCGTTGCGGCCGGTGCTCGTGTCGGCCCTGCCGGCAGGGGCCATCGTGCTCATGATCCATGACACCTTCGCCATGGACCTGGCCCCCGGCCTGGCGGTCAAGCGCAGCGCCGCATACGTCTCCGATGTCGTGGACATCCGGGGGATGGAGGATGGGACCCTTGGCGTGGTGCGCCAGGAGTTCGGCGGTCAGGTGGGCAGCCGCGTCGCCGTGGAAAGCGCCGGCGGCATGGTCGTCACCTGCCGGGCCGGCAGCTTCGCCCCGGCCGCGCCCGCCATTGCCGGCACGGTGGAGGACAAGTCCGGTGAGATCGGCGTGGTGGCGGCCAAGCGGCGGTTCCTGGAGCGGGTGGTGCCCGAGGCCGGCGACGTGGACATCACCAAGGAGGAGGTCCTCGTGGCCGTGGGCCGTGGCATCGAGGCGGAGGAAAACATCGATCTCGCCGTGGAGCTCGCCAAGTCCATGGGGGCGGCCGTGGCCTGCTCGCGGCCCATTGTCGACGCCAGATGGCTGGAGCACTCGCGCCAGGTCGGAACCTCCGGCCAGACCGTCAAGCCCAAGGTCTACCTCGCCTGCGGCATCAGCGGGTCCTTCCAGCACATGGGCGGCATCAAGGGCAATCCCTTCATCGTGGCCATCAACAAGAATCCCGGCGCGCCCATCTTCCAGGTGGCCGACGTGGGGATTGTGGCGGATGTCCTGGAATTTTTGCCGGCCCTGACCGAGGCGGTCCAACGCGCCAGATAA
- a CDS encoding electron transfer flavoprotein subunit beta/FixA family protein — translation MEILVCVKRVPGTLENEIKLNAAKDDIERDDLVYSVNEWDNYAVEEAIQTVDRLGGSVTVVTVGDEEAEEVLRRELAMGAQKALLLNDPAFAGLDGRGVATVLAAAAKRGGYDLILTGAQADDGAAQVGGMLAAMLDYPYASLVNKVEVTNGKALRISREVEGGAREISEIELPCVLSIQTGINEPRYVGIRGLRQVASADIPCLGAADLGLDDGALAPRVRREAYFMPEPGMGAEMLEGDTEAIIARLLEMLKDKGGLK, via the coding sequence ATGGAGATTCTGGTGTGCGTCAAGCGGGTGCCCGGCACCCTGGAAAACGAGATCAAACTCAACGCGGCCAAGGACGACATCGAACGGGACGATCTGGTCTATTCGGTCAACGAGTGGGACAACTACGCCGTGGAAGAGGCCATCCAGACCGTGGACCGCCTGGGCGGCAGCGTGACCGTGGTCACCGTGGGCGACGAGGAAGCCGAGGAGGTGCTCCGCCGTGAGTTGGCCATGGGCGCGCAAAAGGCCCTTTTGCTCAATGATCCGGCCTTTGCCGGCCTCGACGGCCGGGGCGTGGCCACGGTGCTTGCGGCCGCGGCCAAACGGGGCGGCTACGACCTGATCCTGACCGGGGCCCAGGCCGACGACGGTGCCGCCCAGGTCGGGGGCATGCTGGCCGCCATGCTGGATTACCCCTACGCCTCGCTGGTCAACAAGGTCGAGGTCACCAATGGCAAGGCCCTGCGGATCAGCCGCGAGGTCGAGGGCGGTGCCCGGGAAATCAGCGAAATCGAATTGCCGTGCGTCCTGTCCATCCAAACCGGGATCAACGAGCCCCGCTACGTGGGCATCCGCGGCCTGCGTCAGGTGGCGTCGGCGGACATCCCCTGCCTGGGCGCCGCCGACCTGGGACTTGACGACGGGGCATTGGCCCCCCGGGTCAGGCGGGAGGCCTACTTCATGCCGGAACCGGGCATGGGCGCCGAGATGCTCGAGGGCGACACCGAGGCGATCATCGCCAGGCTGCTCGAAATGCTCAAGGACAAGGGAGGGTTGAAATAA
- a CDS encoding (Fe-S)-binding protein, with translation METALLSPAKAWVFFLPARALSIAIVLVGLTIFAVLLARRLKPMLRAAPDRRFDRLSERVFRVLKIWLAQWRQPRYPAAGILHIVIFAGFLCLSVRSVQMVILGMVDGFVFPGFSGPLGEAYDGLRQVMATAVLAASLVSMVRRGILKPARYAVPARYGREHTAEAVFVLALISLLMLTEGLFDGTLAAAAGRQGVAAATMVPGSVAWLFARALGGASPQTLQFLHVAAYFAHDLTFFFFLCFLPLGKHFHVVTSLFNVFCMRLDRGNVKPVRYGLGDDQLDTLDAFGVKKIEDFTWKHLLDFYSCADCGRCSDNCPANAVGRPLSPRFLTIKARDLLFAQYPAFHPGRAPKESPDLIGGIYTADEIWSCTTCGACEEECPVGIEYIDKIVDLRRGMIEAGHVPQSLQKPLRALETRGNPWGKMEKKRGDWAKEAATPVAVKPFEVGDTVDTLFFVDSITSYDDRMQRIAQATARVLAAVGTDFAILGKHEKDSGHEARRFGEEMLFQDLRTHNTEMILASGARRVVTADPHAYNALVKDYGNLPPVEHVCQTMVRGIRDGSLRLHAARSDGKVYAYHDPCYLGRHNGLYEEPRAVLDAIPGLRRVEMRRSRDRSFCCGGGGLMLFYEPEEEQRMGVLRVRMAAEAGANVMVTACPFCLVNMEDAIKVAGLEGSMEAVDLVELVDRHLA, from the coding sequence ATGGAGACCGCATTGCTTTCGCCCGCCAAGGCCTGGGTCTTCTTCCTGCCGGCCAGGGCCCTGTCGATCGCCATTGTGCTGGTCGGCCTGACGATATTTGCCGTTCTGCTCGCGCGTCGCCTGAAGCCCATGCTGCGGGCGGCGCCCGACCGCCGCTTCGACAGGCTTTCCGAACGCGTCTTCCGCGTCCTCAAAATCTGGCTGGCCCAGTGGCGGCAGCCGCGCTACCCGGCGGCCGGCATCCTGCACATCGTGATCTTTGCGGGATTTCTCTGCCTGTCGGTCCGTTCCGTGCAGATGGTCATCCTGGGCATGGTGGATGGGTTCGTCTTCCCGGGCTTCTCCGGCCCGTTGGGGGAAGCCTACGATGGGCTGCGCCAGGTGATGGCCACGGCCGTGCTCGCCGCGTCCCTGGTGTCCATGGTGCGCCGCGGGATTCTCAAGCCGGCCCGCTATGCCGTGCCCGCCCGCTACGGCCGGGAGCACACGGCCGAGGCCGTGTTCGTGCTGGCCCTGATCTCGCTGCTGATGCTGACCGAGGGCCTGTTCGACGGGACCCTGGCCGCGGCCGCCGGCCGGCAGGGCGTGGCCGCCGCAACGATGGTGCCGGGGAGCGTGGCCTGGCTGTTTGCGCGGGCCCTGGGGGGCGCGTCGCCCCAGACCCTCCAGTTCCTCCATGTCGCGGCCTATTTCGCCCATGACCTGACGTTTTTCTTCTTCCTCTGCTTCCTGCCCCTGGGCAAGCATTTTCACGTGGTCACATCCCTGTTCAACGTGTTTTGCATGCGCCTGGACAGGGGGAACGTCAAACCGGTCCGGTACGGCCTGGGCGACGACCAGCTCGACACCCTCGATGCCTTTGGCGTCAAAAAGATCGAGGACTTCACCTGGAAGCACCTGCTGGACTTTTACAGTTGCGCCGACTGCGGCCGCTGTTCGGACAACTGCCCCGCCAATGCGGTGGGCCGGCCGCTGTCGCCGCGGTTTCTCACCATAAAGGCCCGGGACCTGCTGTTCGCGCAGTATCCCGCGTTCCACCCGGGCCGCGCCCCCAAGGAGAGCCCGGACCTGATCGGCGGGATCTACACGGCCGACGAGATCTGGTCGTGCACCACCTGCGGGGCCTGCGAGGAGGAGTGCCCCGTCGGCATCGAGTACATCGACAAGATCGTGGACCTGCGGCGGGGCATGATCGAGGCGGGCCATGTGCCCCAGAGCCTGCAAAAGCCGCTGCGCGCCCTGGAAACCCGAGGCAACCCCTGGGGGAAGATGGAAAAAAAGCGCGGCGACTGGGCCAAGGAGGCGGCGACGCCCGTGGCGGTCAAGCCGTTCGAGGTCGGCGATACCGTTGACACCCTGTTTTTCGTGGACAGCATCACGTCCTACGACGACCGCATGCAGCGCATCGCCCAGGCCACGGCCCGGGTGCTGGCGGCCGTGGGCACGGATTTCGCCATCCTGGGAAAACACGAAAAGGACAGCGGCCACGAGGCCAGGCGCTTTGGCGAGGAAATGCTCTTTCAGGACCTGCGGACGCACAACACCGAAATGATCCTGGCTTCCGGCGCGCGGCGCGTCGTGACCGCCGATCCGCACGCGTACAATGCCTTGGTCAAGGATTACGGGAACCTGCCCCCGGTGGAACATGTCTGCCAGACCATGGTCCGGGGGATACGCGACGGAAGCCTGCGCCTGCACGCGGCCCGGTCCGACGGCAAGGTCTACGCCTACCACGACCCCTGCTACCTGGGCCGGCACAACGGCCTCTACGAGGAGCCCCGGGCGGTGCTGGACGCCATCCCGGGCCTGCGGCGCGTGGAGATGCGGCGCAGCCGCGACCGGAGCTTTTGCTGCGGCGGCGGTGGCCTCATGCTGTTTTACGAACCCGAGGAAGAGCAGCGGATGGGCGTGTTGCGCGTGCGCATGGCGGCCGAGGCCGGCGCCAACGTCATGGTGACCGCCTGCCCCTTTTGCCTGGTGAACATGGAGGACGCCATCAAGGTGGCCGGCCTGGAAGGCAGCATGGAGGCCGTGGACCTGGTGGAGCTGGTCGACCGGCACCTGGCCTAG
- a CDS encoding (Fe-S)-binding protein translates to MNEHHAQLKGEIIDILKYCINCRFCLPSCPRFQITSKEVSQGASGITRSLFYAAKWDEQDKDVLNELRDIVYKCTTCGSCEVACKTLSTGTKLVDAIEKGRELLIDMQIGPMPQQKKVLESLYNNGNPYMVTAKKRKEIVKGLNLKSYAEPAEFLLYLGCSSAIEEDVQKTAVALGKILDKANVAYGVLEDESCCGEPALKMGESALFEEMYTRNLDLFQRHGVKSIVTLSPHCYDTFLKKYPQDQMHSVKVQHYTAMLADLVKAKRLDFGGKLEKKVIYHDPCYLSKSNNITNEPRQVLSSVPGVALLEFGDNRVNSLCCGGGGGRMWADFDSEVNRLANIRVGEALDKKADVLVTACPWCFINMRDGAKVANAEGSLEVLSLAEFCAQAL, encoded by the coding sequence ATGAACGAGCATCATGCCCAGCTGAAGGGCGAAATCATAGACATCCTGAAGTACTGCATCAACTGTCGTTTCTGCCTGCCGAGCTGCCCCAGATTCCAGATCACCTCCAAGGAAGTCAGCCAGGGCGCTTCCGGCATCACCCGGTCCCTGTTCTATGCGGCCAAGTGGGACGAGCAGGACAAGGACGTCCTGAACGAACTGCGGGACATCGTCTACAAGTGCACCACCTGCGGCAGCTGCGAGGTGGCCTGCAAGACGCTCAGCACCGGCACCAAGCTGGTCGACGCCATCGAAAAGGGCCGGGAGCTGCTCATCGACATGCAGATCGGCCCCATGCCGCAGCAAAAAAAGGTCCTCGAGTCCCTGTACAACAACGGAAACCCCTACATGGTCACGGCGAAAAAACGCAAGGAGATCGTCAAGGGACTCAACCTCAAGAGTTATGCCGAACCGGCGGAATTCCTCCTCTATCTCGGCTGTTCCAGCGCCATCGAGGAGGATGTCCAGAAAACGGCGGTGGCCCTGGGCAAGATCCTCGACAAGGCCAATGTCGCGTACGGTGTGCTGGAAGACGAAAGCTGCTGCGGCGAGCCCGCCCTCAAGATGGGCGAATCGGCGCTGTTCGAGGAAATGTACACCCGGAACCTCGACCTGTTCCAGCGGCATGGCGTCAAGAGCATCGTGACGCTCTCGCCGCACTGCTACGACACGTTCCTCAAAAAGTACCCGCAGGACCAGATGCACAGCGTCAAGGTCCAACACTATACGGCCATGCTGGCTGACCTTGTGAAGGCGAAGCGGCTCGATTTCGGCGGCAAGCTCGAAAAAAAGGTCATTTATCACGATCCCTGCTACCTGTCCAAGAGCAACAACATCACCAACGAACCGCGCCAGGTCCTCTCCAGCGTTCCCGGTGTCGCGCTGCTCGAGTTCGGCGACAACCGCGTCAACAGCCTGTGCTGCGGCGGCGGCGGCGGCCGGATGTGGGCGGATTTCGACTCCGAGGTGAACAGGCTGGCCAACATCCGCGTCGGCGAAGCCCTGGACAAGAAGGCGGACGTGCTGGTCACCGCCTGTCCCTGGTGCTTCATCAACATGCGCGACGGGGCCAAGGTGGCCAACGCCGAAGGTTCCCTCGAGGTCCTGAGCCTGGCCGAGTTCTGCGCCCAGGCCTTGTAG
- a CDS encoding FAD-binding oxidoreductase, which yields MDPYTSSDDINQDLVPYAVVWPGSTEEVSRLMKYANEKKIPVFVRGSGTSLHGASRYRHRGIVLNVGRLTHFRLEKDNGYAEFGPGHRVLHVKQLLEKEGYFLPLVPGSIRVASIGGIISNNTSAHAVDSCMGKPRDYILGLEVVLPNGEVIETGTKSLRRCAGTDLTQYFVGGDGLLGVITGIRMQLVPMFKSAYGVAYFSDEISAAKAVQRIYMEKAPVPLFLEYLDKRVAKISFSIQNLPEPAGPLIMFHAIGQTTEEATYKINRLVDAVCMEPVLEAKRIDDIDEWHKIWLSRESALPYICQGGKGVFSLSEISSTVRGLADCMLDTMNMEEGMPTLSKLGKPYVMGHLGALSLHPVFIFPADWSAEEKMEGIKEAFFKESEINLKYGTCGGEWGQFARRTDFYKKRYGEHAYQLVKNVKKVFDPNNILNPDVFRD from the coding sequence TTGGATCCCTATACCTCTTCCGACGACATCAACCAGGACCTCGTTCCCTACGCGGTCGTCTGGCCCGGCTCCACGGAAGAAGTCAGCCGGCTCATGAAGTACGCCAATGAAAAAAAGATTCCGGTCTTTGTCAGGGGGTCCGGCACGAGCCTGCACGGAGCCTCGCGGTACCGGCACCGGGGAATTGTGCTCAACGTGGGGCGGTTGACGCACTTCCGGTTGGAAAAAGACAATGGCTACGCCGAATTCGGGCCGGGGCACCGGGTGCTGCACGTCAAGCAGCTTCTGGAAAAGGAAGGCTACTTCCTGCCCCTGGTCCCGGGCAGCATCCGCGTGGCCAGCATCGGCGGCATCATCAGCAACAACACCAGCGCCCACGCCGTGGACTCCTGCATGGGCAAGCCCAGGGACTACATCCTGGGCCTGGAGGTGGTGCTGCCGAACGGCGAGGTGATCGAGACCGGGACCAAGAGCCTGCGTCGTTGCGCCGGAACGGACCTGACCCAGTATTTCGTCGGCGGCGACGGACTGCTCGGCGTCATCACCGGCATCCGCATGCAGCTTGTGCCCATGTTCAAAAGCGCCTACGGCGTCGCCTATTTCTCGGACGAGATCTCCGCGGCCAAGGCGGTGCAGCGCATCTACATGGAAAAGGCCCCGGTGCCGCTGTTCCTGGAATACCTCGACAAGCGGGTGGCCAAGATCAGTTTCTCCATCCAGAACCTCCCCGAGCCCGCCGGCCCCTTGATCATGTTCCACGCCATCGGCCAGACCACCGAGGAAGCCACCTACAAGATCAACCGGCTCGTGGACGCGGTCTGCATGGAGCCCGTGCTCGAGGCCAAGCGCATCGACGACATCGATGAGTGGCACAAGATCTGGCTGTCGCGCGAATCGGCCCTGCCCTACATCTGCCAGGGTGGCAAGGGCGTCTTCTCGCTGTCGGAAATCTCGTCCACCGTCCGGGGCCTGGCAGACTGCATGCTCGACACGATGAACATGGAAGAGGGCATGCCGACCCTGTCGAAGCTGGGCAAACCCTATGTCATGGGCCACCTCGGGGCCTTGTCCCTGCATCCGGTCTTCATCTTCCCGGCCGACTGGTCGGCCGAGGAGAAGATGGAGGGCATCAAGGAGGCTTTCTTCAAGGAAAGCGAGATCAACCTGAAGTACGGGACCTGCGGCGGCGAATGGGGCCAGTTCGCCCGGCGGACCGATTTCTACAAGAAGCGTTACGGCGAGCATGCCTACCAGCTGGTCAAAAACGTCAAGAAGGTGTTCGACCCGAACAACATCCTCAACCCTGACGTTTTCCGCGACTAG
- a CDS encoding FAD-dependent oxidoreductase, whose amino-acid sequence MTDTVASEAYDVVVVGGGPTGISACLRLAKDSDLRILLLENEAEVGGIPRSAHVFFGMRDRKRISTGRSYADHLARLLEKTRVTVRTRSTVLAVVPGSAITRHQVHAASPQGMHAYESRYVVLATGCFEGSRESRLLAGGRPAGVFTTGALQKLVNLRQLKPGRRAVIIGSELVAFSAAMTLRHCGASIVGMVEEDRRLQAPWAVASGCRAWMRFPVYANTAVTSLLGAKRVEGVALRTEGNPDPFELACDTVVVTGKFRPESALLAGTGIRQDPRTLGPVVDYQLETSVPNLFAAGNVLRGANMHDLCALEGVRAAQGILSRLKSSRGNGEEQVSLTAEDPIRFVVPQKITATQAKKHRASVLSSGMSIQVAHTMKNAFLEAYSGDRKIWEKEYATLVANATIPLPVEKFAWNSVNPEQGIRLRCSY is encoded by the coding sequence ATGACCGATACAGTGGCCTCGGAAGCATACGATGTGGTGGTTGTCGGGGGCGGGCCGACCGGGATCAGCGCCTGTCTCAGACTGGCCAAGGACTCGGACCTGCGGATTCTCCTCCTGGAAAACGAGGCGGAAGTGGGTGGCATTCCCCGAAGCGCCCATGTCTTTTTCGGCATGCGGGATCGCAAGCGGATTTCCACCGGCAGGTCCTACGCCGACCACCTGGCAAGGCTGCTCGAAAAAACGCGCGTGACGGTCCGGACCAGGTCCACGGTCCTGGCCGTTGTGCCGGGGAGCGCCATCACCAGGCACCAGGTGCATGCGGCCTCGCCCCAGGGCATGCATGCGTATGAGTCCCGATACGTGGTCCTGGCCACGGGCTGCTTCGAAGGTTCCCGGGAGTCGCGGCTTCTCGCCGGCGGCCGGCCGGCCGGCGTCTTCACGACCGGCGCCCTGCAAAAGCTGGTCAACCTGCGGCAGCTCAAGCCCGGGCGGAGGGCCGTGATCATCGGCAGCGAGCTGGTGGCCTTTTCCGCGGCCATGACCCTGCGGCACTGCGGTGCCTCCATCGTGGGCATGGTCGAGGAGGACAGGCGGCTGCAGGCCCCTTGGGCCGTGGCTTCGGGGTGCCGCGCCTGGATGCGGTTTCCGGTCTACGCCAACACGGCCGTGACCTCCCTTTTGGGGGCGAAACGAGTGGAAGGCGTCGCCTTGCGAACCGAAGGCAATCCCGACCCGTTCGAACTGGCCTGCGACACGGTGGTGGTGACCGGGAAATTCCGGCCCGAGTCCGCGCTGCTCGCGGGCACCGGCATCCGACAGGACCCGAGGACCCTGGGACCGGTGGTGGATTATCAGCTGGAAACGTCCGTGCCCAACCTCTTCGCCGCCGGAAACGTCCTGCGCGGCGCGAACATGCACGACCTGTGCGCCCTGGAGGGCGTTCGCGCCGCCCAGGGCATCCTGAGCCGCCTGAAATCGTCGCGGGGAAACGGCGAGGAGCAGGTATCCCTCACGGCCGAGGACCCGATCCGCTTCGTGGTCCCGCAGAAGATCACCGCGACCCAGGCGAAAAAGCACCGCGCCTCCGTGTTGTCCTCCGGGATGAGCATCCAGGTGGCGCATACCATGAAAAACGCCTTCCTCGAGGCCTATTCCGGGGACCGGAAGATCTGGGAAAAGGAATACGCCACCCTTGTCGCCAACGCGACTATTCCACTGCCCGTGGAGAAGTTCGCCTGGAACAGCGTGAACCCCGAGCAGGGGATCCGGTTGCGGTGCTCGTACTGA
- a CDS encoding NAD(P)/FAD-dependent oxidoreductase: MDTERKYDVIVIGAGVAGASVARELSKYGLSVGVIEKEADISFGATKGSHGLVHCGIPAPGAPLRSGGELRGNIGFEAVCRELDVPFERIGKLLVAFNAAEVEALGAIEAATTAHGVAGLELIQDKGRLKEMEPNLSDAVVAALYTPSTGVADPWSFAIALLENAMANGVGLRVNTRVCGIKRDGSDGYVLETTAGTFRAGSVVNAAGAAGAVIARMAGDTSFAIKGLRFQRIIMDKACGGMVRHLVRGLKNGAAAGDFAFPTIDGNVMVGSTVEPMSDMDDATTTRGGLCDWVIPKYRQMFPTLSPDKAIKPFAAVLPLPGPEFHIAPAPESPGFFNFMLGVSGFTASFVMAEHLVRNVMEPAGLRLAERADFNPRRKDIPHFAALDNDARAAAIAADSRCGHVVCRCETVTEGEIVEAIRRGATTRDGVKFRTRAGMGRCQSNFCGHKTLEIMQRELGVPVETITKKGAGSEELVP, encoded by the coding sequence ATGGATACGGAGCGAAAATACGATGTCATCGTCATCGGCGCGGGTGTCGCCGGTGCCAGCGTTGCCCGGGAGTTGAGCAAATACGGGCTTTCCGTGGGCGTGATCGAAAAAGAGGCCGACATCAGCTTCGGCGCCACCAAGGGGTCCCATGGCCTGGTCCATTGCGGGATCCCCGCGCCCGGAGCGCCGCTGCGCAGCGGCGGCGAACTGCGCGGCAATATCGGCTTCGAAGCGGTCTGCCGGGAGCTCGATGTGCCGTTTGAGCGCATCGGAAAACTTCTCGTCGCGTTCAATGCGGCGGAAGTGGAGGCGCTTGGGGCCATCGAGGCCGCCACCACGGCCCATGGCGTGGCCGGTCTGGAGCTGATCCAGGACAAGGGCCGCCTGAAGGAGATGGAGCCGAACCTGTCGGACGCCGTGGTGGCGGCCCTCTACACCCCGTCCACCGGGGTGGCCGACCCCTGGTCCTTTGCCATCGCCCTCCTGGAAAACGCCATGGCCAACGGCGTCGGCCTGCGCGTCAACACCCGCGTGTGCGGCATCAAGCGGGACGGGAGCGACGGCTACGTCCTGGAGACCACGGCGGGCACGTTTCGGGCCGGCTCCGTGGTCAATGCGGCCGGGGCGGCCGGGGCCGTGATCGCCAGGATGGCGGGGGACACGAGCTTTGCCATCAAGGGGCTGCGGTTTCAGCGGATCATCATGGACAAGGCCTGCGGCGGCATGGTCCGGCACCTGGTCCGGGGCCTCAAAAACGGTGCCGCGGCGGGCGATTTCGCCTTTCCGACCATCGACGGGAACGTCATGGTCGGCAGCACGGTGGAGCCCATGTCGGACATGGACGACGCCACCACGACCCGGGGCGGCCTGTGCGACTGGGTCATTCCCAAGTACCGCCAGATGTTTCCCACGTTGTCCCCGGACAAGGCCATAAAGCCCTTCGCCGCGGTCCTGCCGCTGCCGGGGCCCGAGTTCCACATCGCGCCGGCGCCCGAAAGCCCGGGGTTTTTCAACTTCATGCTGGGCGTGTCCGGCTTCACCGCGTCCTTTGTCATGGCCGAGCATCTGGTCAGGAACGTGATGGAACCGGCGGGGCTGCGCCTGGCGGAACGGGCGGACTTCAATCCCCGCCGCAAGGACATCCCGCATTTCGCTGCCCTGGACAACGACGCGCGCGCCGCGGCCATTGCCGCCGATTCGCGCTGCGGCCATGTCGTGTGCCGCTGCGAAACCGTCACCGAGGGCGAGATCGTCGAGGCCATCCGGCGCGGCGCCACCACCCGGGACGGGGTCAAATTCCGGACCCGGGCCGGGATGGGAAGGTGTCAGAGCAACTTCTGCGGCCACAAAACCCTGGAGATCATGCAGCGCGAGCTCGGGGTCCCGGTGGAGACCATCACCAAGAAGGGCGCCGGCTCCGAGGAGCTTGTCCCGTAG
- a CDS encoding TatD family hydrolase, whose translation MDVIDAHTHLDELPWETLQNMSMSGIRAIISPVQLMCGKALGAKTIREVWDYLFDVQFARAEKNHIKPYAMIGISMVATPADDPAELYAALPEYLKRPEVVAIGEIGIEPGSRTCKDLKLQEEFVVRQLAIAKDADICVDFHMPNPAEAKKEYTQKILGLCRDCGLSMAKVVIDHCTDANIGMVLDAGAWPAVSVQPWRPVTPATAVEYIKRFGADKIILDSDSSMLPSDPLAVPKTAFALKSQGFSDADIEKVCALNCKTAYAIA comes from the coding sequence ATGGACGTTATCGATGCGCACACCCATCTTGACGAGTTGCCCTGGGAAACCCTGCAGAACATGTCCATGTCGGGTATCCGGGCCATCATTTCGCCCGTCCAGCTCATGTGCGGCAAGGCGCTGGGCGCCAAGACCATCAGGGAAGTCTGGGACTACCTCTTCGATGTGCAGTTCGCGCGGGCGGAAAAAAACCACATCAAGCCCTACGCCATGATCGGCATCAGCATGGTGGCCACGCCGGCGGACGACCCCGCCGAACTCTACGCGGCGCTCCCCGAATACCTCAAGCGGCCCGAAGTGGTCGCCATCGGCGAAATCGGCATCGAGCCGGGGTCGCGGACCTGCAAGGATCTGAAGCTGCAGGAGGAGTTCGTCGTCAGGCAGTTGGCCATCGCCAAGGACGCCGACATCTGCGTGGACTTCCACATGCCCAACCCCGCCGAGGCGAAAAAGGAGTACACCCAAAAGATCCTCGGGCTGTGCCGGGACTGCGGCCTGTCCATGGCCAAGGTGGTCATCGACCATTGCACCGACGCCAACATCGGCATGGTCCTCGACGCCGGCGCCTGGCCGGCCGTCTCGGTGCAGCCGTGGCGTCCGGTGACGCCCGCCACGGCCGTGGAGTACATCAAACGGTTCGGCGCGGACAAAATCATCCTGGACAGCGACAGCAGCATGTTGCCCTCCGACCCCCTGGCCGTGCCCAAGACCGCCTTCGCGCTCAAAAGCCAGGGCTTTTCCGACGCGGACATCGAGAAGGTCTGCGCCCTCAACTGCAAAACCGCCTACGCGATCGCCTAG
- a CDS encoding cache domain-containing protein, with amino-acid sequence MKRSLVIWTMVVTSIVWAAAAFAGETPEDAKAMVDEVVAFYKANGKDKTLAEINNPHGKFVKGELYAYAYDLKGTIIAHGNNQKLAGKSMYDAQDPDGVYFAREFMKVGPKGGWVNCKWKNPLTNKVQDKKHYIIQVDDVIFGCGAYI; translated from the coding sequence ATGAAACGGAGTCTGGTCATATGGACAATGGTGGTCACGAGCATCGTTTGGGCGGCAGCGGCCTTTGCCGGGGAGACCCCCGAGGACGCCAAGGCCATGGTGGACGAGGTCGTGGCCTTCTACAAGGCCAACGGCAAGGACAAGACCTTGGCGGAAATCAACAATCCCCACGGCAAGTTCGTCAAGGGGGAGCTTTACGCCTACGCCTACGACCTCAAGGGCACGATCATCGCCCACGGCAACAACCAAAAGCTGGCCGGCAAGAGCATGTACGACGCCCAGGACCCCGACGGCGTGTATTTCGCCCGTGAATTCATGAAGGTCGGACCCAAGGGCGGCTGGGTGAACTGCAAGTGGAAAAATCCGCTGACCAACAAGGTGCAGGACAAGAAGCACTACATCATCCAGGTCGATGACGTCATCTTCGGCTGCGGCGCCTATATATAG